A stretch of DNA from Candidatus Aminicenantes bacterium:
CCAATCCATGCGCAGCATGGGCCTGGAAACCATCCTCCTGTATTCACCTGAAGACGCCGGATCCCTGCCCGTCAAATTGGCCGATCGCAGTTTCAAGTTTTTCGCTTCCCGCCCGGAAGACAGTTACATGGACCTGGAATCGATCATGGAGATGGCCGTGGACCTGAAAGTCGATTTCCTTCATCCAGGGTACGGTTTCCTCTCGGAAAGCCCTGAACTGGCGGAACAATGCGACAACCACGGCATTGTCTTTATCGGGCCCGCCACCAGAGTACTGCGCCGCTGTCGCGATAAAATCACAATGAAGAACACGGCACGGAACATGGGTATGCAAACTCCCGCCCATTCCGATCTCATCAACAGCCCCCTGGACATCGAATTTGTATCTCCGGAATTGAAATTCCCCGTGATCATCAAGCCGGTGACCGGAACCGGGGGGCACCAGATCCGCGTGGCCGAATTCCGCCGCGACGCCCAGGACAAACTGCAGCAGATGCTGAAGCGCGAATCCATTCAACAGGACGGGGTTTTCCTGGAGGAGTTTCTGCCGTTCGCCCACCACATCGAAATCCCCTTCCTGCGCGACACAAGCGGCAACCTGCTGATTCTGCCTGAAATCGAATCCTCGATTCAGCGTCGCTTTCAGAAGGTATTCCAGGAGTCCCCCTCCGTGAACATCGGCAACGACCTGCGCCAGTCGATGATGCAGGACGTGCGCCGCCTGGTCGAGGAGTTGGACTATGTGGGCCTGGGATACATGGAATTCCTGGTCGAGAAAGGGGAAGCGTTTTTTCTGGAGATCAATCCAACCATCCAGGTCAACACCTTGATCCCGGAAGTCCACATGCTGTCCAATTTTATCAAAAAGCAGTTCGTGCTGGCGCGTGGAGAACAACTCCACGATGTGGACGGAGTGCGAATTTTTGAACCCAGGCATAACCTCATCCTGGTATCTCTGAACGCCGAAAATCCCCATGACCATTTCCGGCCGTCCGCGGGAACCGTGAAAGACTTTTCCCATTACGCCACCATCCGCAATGTGTTTAAAACCAGCCTGTTTGCGGGTGGAGAGGTCTCTTCCATTTACGACCCCAACGTCGGCAAGATCCTGGCTTTCGCCGTGCAGCGCGAGAACGCCATCAACGACCTGCGCCAGTTTCTCAACACCATCCTGGTGCGGGGTATCCACA
This window harbors:
- a CDS encoding ATP-grasp domain-containing protein; this encodes MKKQSVLIPNRGTVALDIIQSMRSMGLETILLYSPEDAGSLPVKLADRSFKFFASRPEDSYMDLESIMEMAVDLKVDFLHPGYGFLSESPELAEQCDNHGIVFIGPATRVLRRCRDKITMKNTARNMGMQTPAHSDLINSPLDIEFVSPELKFPVIIKPVTGTGGHQIRVAEFRRDAQDKLQQMLKRESIQQDGVFLEEFLPFAHHIEIPFLRDTSGNLLILPEIESSIQRRFQKVFQESPSVNIGNDLRQSMMQDVRRLVEELDYVGLGYMEFLVEKGEAFFLEINPTIQVNTLIPEVHMLSNFIKKQFVLARGEQLHDVDGVRIFEPRHNLILVSLNAENPHDHFRPSAGTVKDFSHYATIRNVFKTSLFAGGEVSSIYDPNVGKILAFAVQRENAINDLRQFLNTILVRGIHTNLIFLKKLLESPHLQRGETIVDFLNLRFEFSKRPRSEDEVELAAALLGAAFHVENRRKNYKAQLERMKQPNLLRRIFLGR